A single Desulfovibrio gilichinskyi DNA region contains:
- a CDS encoding FkbM family methyltransferase: MDYSSIQFTHPNNIPLNAKICIYGTGKGGEESYKMLKQVRPDISIIAFGDSFKTGIIYGLPILSPKELSLQQDKLTLILVCSLYFLDIKNVLQENGVNNISFFAWSKFFDYIFLPEELKSAQSEITRICEMLDTDDDKKLFMDLCDARSLDSKLTNTVISTDGVPELKFKKEHNLTALYPEHTSCSYFDFVDLAQVEYAAQGGVCDGREAVFMVKQCKKLVNLFGFEPQGMEALSKENWNFLDQSPKFKLIAKGLWSNSVKKEFVKNGSASYVSPTGNLENVCEISLCSLSEEAGKLSLKKLDFLFCDIENAEVPMLNGALELIKSSRTQLAICFYHSKKQFLEIPLLLMEELENYVFKVGHYSPTSDESVFYAIPREKYSGHQIYS; this comes from the coding sequence ATGGATTATTCAAGTATCCAATTTACACATCCTAATAATATCCCTTTAAATGCGAAGATCTGTATTTATGGAACAGGGAAGGGAGGTGAAGAATCATACAAAATGCTAAAACAAGTTAGACCTGACATTAGTATAATTGCTTTTGGAGATTCTTTTAAAACTGGAATAATTTATGGCCTGCCAATTCTTTCACCTAAAGAACTAAGTCTTCAACAAGATAAATTAACTCTTATCCTAGTCTGTTCACTTTACTTTTTAGATATAAAAAATGTCTTACAGGAAAATGGTGTTAATAATATTTCATTTTTTGCATGGTCTAAATTTTTTGACTATATCTTTTTACCTGAAGAGTTAAAATCCGCACAGAGTGAAATTACTAGAATATGTGAAATGCTTGATACTGACGATGATAAAAAGCTCTTTATGGATTTATGTGATGCTCGCTCATTAGATTCTAAACTTACAAATACAGTAATTTCAACTGATGGTGTCCCTGAGCTAAAATTTAAAAAAGAGCATAACTTAACTGCTTTATATCCAGAACACACATCGTGTAGCTATTTTGATTTTGTTGATCTTGCTCAGGTTGAATATGCAGCACAAGGTGGAGTTTGCGACGGACGTGAAGCTGTCTTTATGGTTAAGCAATGTAAAAAACTGGTAAATCTTTTCGGATTTGAGCCTCAAGGTATGGAGGCTCTCAGCAAAGAAAATTGGAATTTTTTAGATCAATCCCCAAAATTTAAACTTATTGCTAAAGGCTTGTGGAGCAATTCTGTAAAAAAAGAATTCGTAAAAAATGGATCTGCTAGTTATGTTTCTCCAACCGGTAATTTAGAAAATGTTTGTGAAATATCTCTTTGCTCATTGAGCGAGGAAGCCGGAAAATTATCTTTAAAAAAATTGGATTTTCTTTTTTGTGATATCGAAAATGCAGAAGTTCCTATGCTGAATGGAGCTCTTGAGTTAATAAAATCGAGCAGGACTCAACTCGCAATATGTTTTTATCATTCTAAAAAACAATTTTTAGAAATTCCACTTTTGCTAATGGAAGAACTTGAAAATTATGTTTTTAAAGTAGGACATTATTCACCTACATCAGATGAAAGTGTTTTTTATGCGATCCCTCGCGAAAAATATTCAGGACATCAAATTTATTCATAA
- a CDS encoding TrkH family potassium uptake protein, translating to MRWKVVLHIIGALILCVGITMLMPLAFSLYYQDSGIIPLIESMVISCVCGVGLFFAFRSSDANQGLSHREGMAIVALGWIAAGFFGSLPFYFGDVFSNHVDCFFESLSGFTTTGSSVMTDIESVAKGILFWRSLTHWLGGMGIIVLSLAILPFLGVGGMQLYKAEVPGPVPDKLKPRIKDTAMVLWKVYLLFSAIEAILLMFGGMDFFDSLCHTFGTLATGGFSTKNTSVAYFNSAYIDYVITFFMIIAGINFSLHYQMLKGRPLLLWRDPEFKFFATVTLLITIIVTISVYSSHTYETVTDTIRYTSFQVASIMSTTGFATADYELWPALAQGLLLFCMFLGGCAGSTSGGMKHLRIMLLLKQSYQEVFRIIHPRSVNRVKLGKTVVKPETMNDILGFSVLWIGLFVICGLVVAATGVDVVSSFAASLACLGNIGPGIGTVGPANNFAHIPDVGKWALIFNMLLGRLEIYTVIVLCVPEFWRK from the coding sequence ATGCGTTGGAAGGTAGTTTTGCACATTATCGGGGCCTTGATTTTATGTGTAGGTATTACAATGCTGATGCCGCTTGCTTTTTCATTGTATTATCAGGATTCCGGCATAATCCCGTTGATTGAATCCATGGTCATTTCCTGTGTTTGCGGGGTAGGTTTATTTTTTGCTTTTCGAAGCAGTGATGCAAATCAGGGATTAAGTCATAGAGAAGGAATGGCAATTGTTGCTCTAGGATGGATAGCTGCAGGATTCTTCGGAAGTCTTCCTTTTTATTTCGGTGATGTTTTTTCAAATCACGTCGACTGTTTTTTCGAGTCTCTGTCAGGCTTTACAACAACAGGGTCCTCGGTAATGACGGATATTGAAAGCGTTGCAAAGGGTATTCTGTTTTGGCGGAGTCTTACCCATTGGCTAGGTGGAATGGGGATAATTGTTCTTTCGCTTGCAATTTTACCATTTCTCGGAGTCGGGGGGATGCAGCTTTATAAAGCAGAAGTTCCCGGACCGGTTCCAGATAAGCTTAAGCCGCGAATCAAAGATACCGCCATGGTTCTTTGGAAAGTTTATCTGCTTTTTTCCGCTATTGAAGCCATTCTTCTAATGTTCGGGGGGATGGATTTTTTCGATTCGCTCTGCCATACATTCGGGACACTCGCCACTGGAGGATTCTCAACTAAAAACACTTCGGTTGCGTATTTTAATAGTGCTTATATCGACTACGTTATTACCTTTTTTATGATTATAGCCGGAATAAATTTTAGCCTTCATTATCAAATGCTGAAAGGGCGTCCATTGCTTTTATGGCGAGATCCTGAGTTTAAATTTTTTGCAACCGTAACATTGCTAATAACCATTATAGTTACAATCTCAGTCTATTCTTCCCATACTTATGAAACTGTCACTGATACAATCAGATATACCTCTTTTCAGGTTGCCTCAATTATGAGTACCACTGGTTTTGCAACCGCAGATTATGAATTATGGCCTGCACTTGCTCAAGGATTACTTCTGTTTTGTATGTTTTTGGGAGGATGCGCGGGATCAACCAGCGGCGGCATGAAACACCTTAGAATTATGCTTCTTTTAAAACAATCCTATCAGGAAGTTTTCAGAATTATTCATCCACGCTCAGTAAACAGAGTAAAACTCGGAAAAACTGTTGTTAAACCGGAAACAATGAATGATATTCTTGGATTTTCTGTCCTTTGGATAGGGCTTTTTGTGATTTGCGGACTTGTCGTCGCGGCTACAGGAGTTGACGTTGTTTCCTCATTTGCCGCATCACTTGCATGTCTGGGAAATATCGGTCCTGGGATTGGGACTGTAGGCCCTGCTAATAATTTTGCACATATACCTGATGTAGGTAAGTGGGCTTTGATTTTTAATATGTTGCTTGGACGGTTAGAAATTTATACAGTAATTGTTCTTTGTGTTCCTGAATTTTGGAGAAAGTAA